One Streptosporangium sp. NBC_01495 DNA window includes the following coding sequences:
- a CDS encoding VOC family protein: protein MKKLLTPPDGMPRITPVIFYSDVEKAIEWLIEAYGFEKRKVLNDDDGSVVHAELSFGEGVVQLAGTGDGRRHEPQGEGEPRQSLYVFVDDVDEHYERAKAAGAVIRDKPDTRFYGDRNYTSEDLEGHHWVFARRVEEIPYEEIDTP from the coding sequence ATGAAGAAATTGCTCACCCCACCCGACGGAATGCCGAGAATCACCCCCGTCATCTTCTACTCCGACGTCGAGAAAGCCATCGAATGGCTCATCGAGGCGTACGGATTCGAAAAGCGCAAGGTGCTGAACGACGACGACGGGTCCGTCGTCCACGCCGAGCTGTCGTTCGGCGAGGGTGTCGTGCAGCTCGCCGGGACGGGCGACGGCCGCAGGCACGAGCCGCAGGGCGAGGGTGAGCCGCGCCAGAGCCTGTACGTTTTCGTGGACGACGTGGACGAGCACTACGAGCGCGCGAAGGCGGCCGGAGCGGTGATCCGCGACAAGCCCGACACGCGCTTCTACGGCGACCGCAACTACACCAGCGAGGACCTGGAGGGTCACCACTGGGTCTTCGCGCGCCGGGTCGAGGAGATCCCGTACGAGGAGATCGACACCCCATGA
- a CDS encoding class I SAM-dependent methyltransferase, with the protein MSAVEQVRELYERYPCPSLTVGDDLILDLALGIGMVARDKTLAGKRVLDAGCGTGHQLLGLASQYPKAHFTGMDLSRSSLDVAEELRERNGLTNVELVRGAIGGDGFEGPYDLVVMTGVLHCLDDPRTGLAWLAERLSPGGLMYLWLFHSFGEHQRLIDRELVRLLSGGDTGEEGLSVVHRLGFGRSAGRYGTGTAPGADPRDQDVLDADAYLHPVMRTHRFGDAARLFEDLDGIGWVALNGVNWDGGGKILDLGRRHPASPVFLSDADLFDDEELLARYAGLPVAERAAVMELRLAPTGFTIVAGAPEAEKLCESRISGNVLLRNRTTAPGGIGG; encoded by the coding sequence ATGAGCGCCGTCGAGCAGGTCAGGGAGCTGTACGAGCGCTACCCGTGCCCGTCGCTGACCGTCGGCGACGACCTGATCCTGGACCTGGCACTCGGCATCGGCATGGTCGCCAGGGACAAGACCCTGGCGGGCAAGCGGGTGCTGGACGCCGGGTGCGGCACCGGGCACCAGCTGCTCGGGCTCGCCTCGCAGTATCCCAAGGCGCACTTCACCGGCATGGACCTGTCGCGGTCGTCGCTCGACGTGGCCGAGGAACTGCGCGAGCGCAACGGGCTGACCAACGTGGAGCTGGTACGCGGCGCCATCGGCGGGGACGGGTTCGAGGGGCCCTACGACCTGGTCGTGATGACCGGGGTGCTGCACTGCCTCGACGACCCCCGCACGGGCCTGGCCTGGCTCGCCGAGCGGCTGTCGCCCGGCGGGCTGATGTACCTGTGGCTGTTCCACAGCTTCGGCGAGCACCAGCGGCTCATCGACCGTGAGCTGGTGCGGCTGCTGTCGGGCGGCGACACCGGCGAGGAGGGCCTGTCGGTGGTGCACCGGCTGGGGTTCGGCCGCTCCGCGGGCCGTTACGGCACGGGCACCGCGCCCGGCGCCGACCCGCGCGACCAGGACGTGCTGGACGCCGACGCCTACCTGCACCCGGTCATGCGCACCCACCGCTTCGGCGACGCGGCCCGCCTGTTCGAGGACCTCGACGGGATCGGCTGGGTCGCGCTGAACGGCGTCAACTGGGACGGCGGCGGCAAGATCCTGGACCTGGGCCGCCGCCACCCCGCCTCCCCGGTGTTCCTGTCGGACGCCGACCTGTTCGACGACGAGGAGCTGCTCGCGCGCTACGCCGGGCTGCCGGTCGCCGAGCGGGCGGCGGTGATGGAGCTGCGGCTCGCGCCGACCGGCTTCACCATCGTGGCCGGCGCCCCGGAGGCGGAGAAGCTGTGCGAGTCCAGGATCTCGGGCAACGTGCTCCTGCGGAACCGGACGACCGCGCCCGGCGGGATCGGCGGGTGA
- a CDS encoding S26 family signal peptidase yields the protein MSAALVAALTGAGAVLVLAVVAAAVLLRGCLVVLSVSGPSMTPALRPGDRVLVRRMPGERLRNGDIVVVEEPGPCRPGDPTGAGGSRWVVKRVAAVPGDPEPACLPSWARKPTGVVPPRHIVLLGDNAEASRDSRHFGAVRADRVLGVILLRFGGGPAAGSGPRRRADRAGRSAEP from the coding sequence GTGAGCGCCGCCCTGGTCGCCGCTCTGACCGGTGCCGGCGCGGTGCTGGTGCTCGCCGTCGTGGCCGCGGCCGTCCTGCTCCGCGGGTGTCTCGTCGTGCTGTCGGTCAGCGGGCCGAGCATGACACCGGCGCTACGCCCCGGAGACCGGGTGCTGGTCCGCCGGATGCCGGGGGAGCGGCTGCGCAACGGTGACATCGTGGTCGTCGAGGAACCGGGCCCCTGCCGGCCGGGCGATCCGACCGGGGCCGGAGGCTCCCGGTGGGTGGTCAAGCGGGTCGCCGCGGTGCCGGGCGATCCGGAGCCGGCGTGCCTGCCCTCCTGGGCTCGGAAGCCCACCGGTGTCGTCCCGCCCCGGCACATCGTGCTCCTCGGCGACAACGCCGAGGCGAGCAGGGACTCCCGGCACTTCGGCGCCGTCCGGGCGGATCGGGTGCTCGGCGTCATCCTGCTCAGGTTCGGCGGAGGGCCCGCGGCCGGATCCGGTCCCCGCCGGCGCGCCGACCGGGCAGGGCGGAGCGCGGAGCCGTGA
- a CDS encoding ABC transporter ATP-binding protein — translation MSLRAAGRALSLARQAAPAQIAAYLAVTLLGGLAPPSAAWLTKIVIDRLVAGPVRWPGLLGPTVALGAVGVAAALTPHAIRYLRAESDRRIYLLATSRLYASVDRFVGLRRFEDPVFLDRLQIARSSGAGSPGMVVDGGLGVLQALLTITGFAGSLLLLGPWVAVAVLLAAVPALLAELALSRRRAAMMVETGQAERRELFYSGLLTSPQAAKELRLFGAGPYLWQRMATEIRAIQGAHRRIDRRELRFQGGLAVLGAAVAAGLLLWAVRAAAEGTLTVGDVVLVVAAAGSVQGALAALVTEVVSVHQALLLFGHYLAVVDAGPELPVRDRPLPVTSLRGGIELRDVWFRYADDQPWVLRGVNLTLLAGRSTALVGLNGAGKSTLIKLLCRLYDPTRGAVLWDGVDLRDLDPAELRRRIRAVFQDATCYDLTARENIAIGDLTALRDDARIEGAAGRAGVHDVLAALPRGYETLLTRIFFSEADRADPDTGVVLSGGQWQRLAIARGLVLDRPDLLVLDEPSSALDAEAEHEVHARLREHRRGLAGVLVSHRLGVVREADLIVVLSDGRIAERGTHDELMALGGAYARLFELQAAGYRPSTPEGVG, via the coding sequence ATGTCACTCCGTGCGGCCGGGCGAGCGCTCTCGCTGGCCCGGCAGGCCGCCCCGGCGCAGATCGCCGCGTATCTGGCGGTGACGCTGCTGGGCGGGCTCGCGCCGCCCTCGGCCGCCTGGCTGACCAAAATCGTGATCGACCGGCTTGTGGCCGGGCCGGTACGGTGGCCCGGCCTGCTGGGGCCGACCGTCGCGCTGGGTGCCGTCGGGGTGGCCGCCGCGCTGACACCGCACGCCATCCGCTACCTGCGGGCCGAGAGCGACCGGCGGATCTACCTGCTCGCCACCTCGCGCCTGTACGCCTCGGTGGACCGCTTCGTGGGGCTGCGCCGCTTCGAGGACCCGGTTTTCCTGGACCGTCTCCAGATCGCCAGGTCCAGCGGGGCCGGCAGCCCGGGAATGGTGGTGGACGGCGGGCTGGGGGTCCTCCAGGCACTGCTCACGATCACCGGTTTCGCCGGTTCCCTGCTCCTGCTCGGGCCCTGGGTGGCGGTGGCGGTCCTGCTCGCCGCCGTACCGGCCCTGCTGGCCGAGCTGGCGCTGAGCAGGCGCCGGGCGGCGATGATGGTCGAGACCGGGCAGGCCGAGCGGCGGGAGCTGTTCTACTCCGGTCTGCTGACCAGCCCGCAGGCGGCCAAGGAGCTGCGCCTGTTCGGCGCCGGGCCGTACCTGTGGCAGCGCATGGCCACGGAGATCCGCGCGATCCAGGGCGCGCACCGCCGGATCGACCGGCGGGAGCTGAGGTTCCAGGGCGGGCTGGCGGTGCTCGGCGCCGCGGTGGCGGCCGGCCTGCTGCTGTGGGCGGTACGCGCCGCGGCCGAGGGCACCCTCACCGTCGGCGACGTGGTGCTCGTCGTCGCCGCGGCCGGTTCGGTGCAGGGCGCCCTCGCCGCGCTGGTGACCGAGGTCGTGTCCGTGCACCAGGCGCTGCTGCTCTTCGGTCACTACCTGGCCGTCGTCGACGCCGGGCCGGAGCTGCCCGTCCGAGACAGGCCCCTGCCGGTGACGTCCCTGCGGGGCGGGATCGAGCTGCGCGACGTGTGGTTCCGCTACGCCGACGACCAGCCGTGGGTGTTGCGCGGGGTGAACCTGACACTTCTCGCGGGGCGCTCGACCGCCCTGGTCGGGCTCAACGGGGCAGGGAAGAGCACGCTGATAAAGCTGCTGTGCCGGCTCTACGATCCGACGCGCGGGGCGGTGCTCTGGGACGGCGTCGACCTGCGCGATCTCGACCCCGCGGAGCTGAGACGCCGGATCCGGGCCGTCTTCCAGGACGCGACCTGCTACGACCTCACGGCGCGGGAGAACATCGCCATCGGCGACCTGACCGCCCTGCGAGACGACGCCCGGATCGAGGGCGCGGCGGGCCGCGCCGGCGTGCACGACGTCCTGGCCGCTCTCCCGCGCGGCTACGAGACGCTGCTGACCCGGATCTTCTTCTCCGAGGCCGACCGCGCCGACCCCGACACCGGGGTGGTCCTCTCCGGCGGGCAGTGGCAGCGGCTGGCGATAGCCCGGGGCCTGGTGCTCGACCGGCCCGACCTGCTCGTCCTCGACGAGCCGAGCTCCGCCCTGGACGCCGAGGCCGAGCACGAGGTGCATGCCCGGCTCCGCGAGCACCGGCGCGGGCTGGCCGGCGTGCTGGTCTCCCACCGGCTGGGCGTCGTGCGCGAGGCCGATCTGATCGTCGTGCTGTCCGACGGGCGGATCGCCGAACGAGGCACGCACGACGAGCTGATGGCGCTCGGCGGCGCGTACGCCCGGCTCTTCGAGCTGCAGGCGGCCGGTTACCGCCCCTCGACGCCGGAGGGGGTCGGGTGA
- a CDS encoding TlpA family protein disulfide reductase, with protein sequence MAYAAAAAVLLGLLVVTNLILTVGVIRRLREHTAELATLRGGGSGGVDVDVAMSAGSSVGGFDATSVADLPVGLATLGERPLAGFFSPHCQPCKERLPSFVEYAATRPGGRDAVLAVAVGTREETAALVELLRPVATVVVEPDRGPVQRAFGISGFPAFVLVEEGVVSASGYDLTPVLDRDAVALPATG encoded by the coding sequence ATGGCGTACGCAGCCGCGGCCGCGGTCCTGCTCGGACTGCTGGTCGTGACCAACCTGATACTGACCGTCGGCGTCATACGCCGGCTTCGTGAGCACACCGCCGAACTCGCCACCCTGCGCGGCGGCGGCTCCGGCGGCGTCGACGTCGACGTCGCGATGTCGGCGGGGTCGTCGGTGGGCGGATTCGACGCCACCAGCGTGGCGGATCTGCCGGTCGGCCTCGCGACGCTCGGAGAGCGCCCGCTGGCCGGCTTCTTCTCCCCGCACTGCCAGCCGTGCAAGGAGAGACTGCCCTCCTTCGTCGAGTACGCCGCGACCCGGCCCGGAGGGCGCGACGCCGTGCTGGCCGTGGCCGTCGGCACCCGGGAGGAGACCGCGGCACTGGTCGAGCTTCTGCGGCCGGTCGCCACCGTCGTGGTGGAACCCGATCGAGGCCCGGTGCAGCGGGCGTTCGGGATCAGCGGCTTCCCGGCGTTCGTCCTCGTCGAGGAGGGCGTGGTGTCCGCGTCCGGCTACGACCTCACCCCCGTCCTCGACCGCGACGCCGTGGCCCTCCCGGCCACCGGCTGA
- a CDS encoding MauE/DoxX family redox-associated membrane protein, whose amino-acid sequence MAHLIPACQGLLAVVFLVSAASKLRSGQALRAFATSLVSMLAVRGDRALPIAITLTAAEAVVVVLLAVPPTRDAGFAAATALLVVLTSGVAVVLARGGAEPCRCFGASSTPLSGRHLVRNLLLTAVALAGLIGLDDRYPSPWSVAVLLAGGLAGLLVTLLDDLVALFAPAPTSLRRPDGVRSRGRGPARTAGRDQPDTDRRRHTPAS is encoded by the coding sequence ATGGCGCATCTGATACCGGCATGTCAGGGCCTGCTCGCGGTGGTTTTCCTCGTCTCCGCGGCGAGCAAACTGCGTAGCGGGCAGGCCCTGCGCGCCTTCGCCACCTCCCTGGTCTCGATGCTCGCGGTCCGTGGCGATCGCGCCCTGCCGATCGCGATCACGCTCACCGCGGCGGAGGCGGTCGTGGTGGTGCTGCTGGCGGTTCCGCCCACCCGGGACGCCGGCTTCGCCGCGGCCACCGCGCTGCTCGTCGTCCTCACCTCGGGGGTGGCGGTGGTACTCGCCCGGGGCGGCGCCGAACCGTGCCGCTGCTTCGGCGCCTCGTCCACCCCGCTGTCCGGCCGGCACCTGGTCCGCAACCTCCTGCTCACCGCCGTCGCGCTGGCCGGGCTCATCGGACTGGACGACCGGTACCCATCGCCGTGGTCCGTCGCCGTCCTGCTCGCGGGAGGCCTCGCCGGCCTGCTGGTCACCCTGCTGGACGACCTCGTCGCACTCTTCGCACCCGCTCCCACCTCCCTGAGGAGACCTGATGGCGTACGCAGCCGCGGCCGCGGTCCTGCTCGGACTGCTGGTCGTGACCAACCTGATACTGACCGTCGGCGTCATACGCCGGCTTCGTGA
- a CDS encoding ATP-binding protein, which translates to MFGTLLRRHRLHRRLTQETLAERAGLSSRSIREMERDPGRTPRPRTVERLATALELTGDERAEFTGAGHALFWAGRAGRPGPGGPPDGSVRAVDPPPWRLPADLPDFVGRGDELALAHKVLDPGAGGAKLVVASGPPGVGKTALAIHAGHRLAPLFPDGQLYARLRGATGDPADPAETLAQLLRMLGVDGSALPAGVDARAGLLRIRLAGRRVLIVLDDAAGYRQVEPLLPAEGVAMIVTSRLPLTGLPGVTAIDLRPLPDTAAVDLLARVAGAERVRAEPAAATELVTVCGGLPLAVRIIAARLAARPHWAIGALTERLTDERHRLDELRHGDLAVRPGLQLAYRELTPATARVFALLGGLDVPSFPEWPVAALLDAGPAAGAAALEELLDARLLDDLGPDRAGQARYRFHAVTQLYARERREAEVGRSEWAAALDRAAGGWLALARQARDSLHSDRFYLDDRSGPEAAADPRAATVAAHRPLEWFEAERESIAAMVQACAEAGLATTTRRLAGCGADFYDFQGYYDDLRRILETALAACRQAGDRLGEAAMLRGLGNCLVELDDMDEGLSMLHAAHVLAERAGDPAGAALTRRYIGFTLGLIGRLDEAEAEIRAAVRELRLTGQRSAEAVALTNLGFVLRQRGDGAEAVTVLRAASLIARSCGDRFAQACSSRGIAGAFLVQGRVQEAQRAARRSVTLFDQIGDLIGTAQSLRVLGEALAHEPHKRAEAERVLGGAAALFREQGHSWGLALTELSLGEVELNRDAEGAADLLHRSLRYWTDNQVPALRARTLVALASAAERAGAPDARELLESAHRIYRELGIPAADELATRLGTLGDTTPP; encoded by the coding sequence GTGTTCGGAACGCTGCTCCGTCGTCATCGACTACACCGCCGTCTCACCCAGGAGACGCTCGCCGAGCGGGCCGGTCTCAGCTCCCGCTCGATCCGCGAGATGGAACGGGACCCCGGGCGCACCCCCCGGCCACGGACGGTCGAGCGGCTCGCGACGGCGCTGGAGCTGACCGGAGACGAGCGGGCGGAGTTCACCGGCGCCGGGCACGCACTCTTCTGGGCCGGACGCGCCGGACGGCCCGGCCCCGGCGGCCCGCCGGACGGGAGCGTCCGCGCCGTCGATCCGCCGCCCTGGCGACTGCCCGCCGATCTCCCCGACTTCGTCGGCCGCGGCGACGAGCTCGCGCTGGCCCACAAGGTGCTCGACCCGGGCGCCGGCGGCGCGAAACTGGTGGTGGCCTCCGGCCCGCCCGGTGTCGGCAAGACGGCCCTGGCGATACACGCCGGCCACCGGCTCGCGCCGCTGTTCCCCGACGGGCAGTTGTACGCGAGGCTGCGCGGCGCCACCGGCGACCCCGCCGATCCGGCCGAGACACTGGCCCAGCTGCTGCGGATGCTCGGTGTGGACGGATCGGCCCTGCCCGCCGGGGTGGACGCCCGCGCGGGCCTGCTCCGGATCCGGCTGGCGGGACGGCGGGTGCTCATCGTCCTCGACGACGCCGCCGGATACCGCCAGGTGGAACCGCTGCTGCCCGCCGAGGGCGTCGCGATGATCGTGACGAGCCGGCTGCCGCTGACCGGGCTCCCCGGGGTGACGGCCATCGACCTGCGCCCGCTGCCCGACACGGCGGCCGTCGACCTGCTCGCCCGGGTGGCCGGCGCGGAACGGGTGCGCGCCGAGCCCGCGGCCGCCACCGAGCTGGTCACGGTGTGCGGCGGGCTGCCGCTGGCGGTCCGGATCATCGCGGCCCGGCTGGCCGCGCGGCCGCACTGGGCGATCGGCGCGCTCACGGAACGGCTGACCGACGAGCGCCACCGGCTCGACGAGCTGCGGCACGGCGACCTCGCGGTGCGTCCCGGGCTGCAGCTCGCCTACCGGGAGCTCACCCCGGCCACCGCCCGGGTGTTCGCGCTGCTCGGCGGGCTGGACGTCCCCTCGTTTCCCGAGTGGCCGGTGGCCGCGCTGCTGGACGCCGGGCCGGCCGCGGGGGCCGCCGCGCTGGAGGAGCTGCTCGACGCCCGGCTGCTCGACGACCTCGGCCCCGACCGGGCGGGCCAGGCGCGCTACCGGTTTCACGCGGTCACCCAGCTGTACGCGCGCGAGCGCCGGGAGGCCGAGGTCGGCCGGTCCGAATGGGCCGCCGCGCTGGACAGGGCCGCCGGCGGCTGGCTGGCCCTCGCCCGGCAGGCCCGGGACAGCCTGCACAGCGACCGGTTCTACCTTGACGACAGGAGCGGGCCCGAGGCCGCCGCCGACCCGCGCGCGGCCACCGTCGCCGCCCACCGGCCCCTCGAATGGTTCGAGGCCGAACGGGAGAGCATCGCGGCGATGGTCCAGGCGTGCGCCGAGGCGGGCCTGGCGACGACGACGCGCCGCCTGGCCGGCTGCGGCGCCGACTTCTACGACTTCCAGGGGTACTACGACGACCTGCGGCGGATCCTGGAGACGGCGCTGGCCGCCTGCCGGCAGGCCGGCGATCGCCTCGGCGAGGCGGCGATGCTCCGAGGGCTCGGCAACTGCCTGGTCGAGCTCGACGACATGGACGAGGGCCTGTCCATGCTGCACGCCGCCCACGTGCTGGCGGAAAGGGCCGGCGATCCGGCCGGGGCCGCGCTGACCCGCCGGTACATCGGTTTCACCCTGGGGCTGATCGGCCGGCTCGACGAGGCCGAGGCGGAGATACGCGCCGCGGTGCGGGAGCTGCGGCTCACCGGACAGCGGTCCGCCGAGGCCGTCGCCCTCACCAACCTCGGGTTCGTGCTGCGGCAGCGCGGTGACGGCGCCGAGGCCGTCACCGTCCTTCGCGCGGCGTCGCTCATCGCCCGATCGTGCGGTGACCGGTTCGCCCAGGCCTGCAGCTCGCGAGGCATCGCCGGGGCGTTCCTGGTCCAGGGGCGGGTCCAGGAGGCGCAGCGGGCGGCCCGGCGATCCGTCACGCTCTTCGATCAGATCGGTGATCTGATCGGCACCGCCCAGAGCCTGCGGGTGCTCGGCGAGGCACTCGCGCACGAGCCGCACAAACGGGCCGAGGCCGAACGGGTGCTGGGTGGCGCGGCGGCGCTGTTCCGTGAGCAGGGGCACAGCTGGGGGCTGGCCCTCACCGAGCTGAGCCTCGGCGAGGTGGAACTCAACCGCGACGCCGAAGGGGCCGCCGACCTTCTCCACCGCTCCCTGCGCTACTGGACCGACAACCAGGTGCCGGCCCTGCGGGCGCGTACACTCGTCGCGCTCGCGTCGGCGGCCGAGCGGGCGGGCGCACCCGACGCGAGGGAGCTGCTGGAGAGTGCCCATCGGATCTACCGGGAGCTGGGGATACCGGCCGCGGACGAGCTCGCGACGCGCCTCGGGACCCTCGGCGACACCACGCCGCCCTGA
- the katG gene encoding catalase/peroxidase HPI, with protein sequence MSENHDAIVTDAKAEGEGGCPVAHERAPHPTQGGGNRQWWSERLNLRILAKNPAVANPLGEEFDYAEAFKTLDLAAVKRDVAEALTTSQDWWPADYGHYGPFIIRMAWHSAGTYRISDGRGGAGAGQQRFAPLNSWPDNANLDKARRLLWPVKKKYGQALSWADLMILAGNVALESMGFETFGYAGGREDVWEPEEDVYWGPETTWLDDQRYTGDRELESPLGAVQMGLIYVNPEGPNGNPDPLAAARDIRETFRRMAMNDEETVALIAGGHTFGKTHGAGPADHVGADPEAASIEEQGLGWNNTYGTGKGGDTITSGLEGAWTNTPVTWDNSFFEILYGYEWELSKSPAGAHQWKPKDGAGAGTVPDAHDPLTSHAPTMLTTDLALRVDAVYNQISRRFLENPAEFADAFARAWFKLTHRDMGPVVRYLGPEVPAETLLWQDPLPAVTHELVDAEDVAFLKSRILASGLPVSQLVSAAWASASSFRGSDKRGGANGARVRLEPQSGWEVNDPDRLATVLRTLREIQEAFNAARTGGKQVSLADLIVLAGGAAVEKAAKDAGVDVEVPFTPGRVDASQEQTDVESFAALEPAADGFRNYLGKGNRLRAEYLLIDRANLLTLSAPEMTVLVGGLRVLGANHGQSPLGVLTATPETLTNDFFVNLLDLGTRWKETSEDANTFEGRDLATGEVRWTGSRADLVFGSNSELRALAEVYASDDAKEKFVNDFVAAWVKVMNLDRFDLV encoded by the coding sequence ATGTCTGAGAACCATGATGCAATCGTCACGGACGCGAAGGCGGAGGGCGAAGGCGGCTGCCCGGTCGCGCACGAGCGCGCCCCGCACCCGACCCAGGGCGGCGGAAACCGCCAGTGGTGGTCGGAGCGGCTCAACCTGAGGATCCTCGCCAAGAACCCCGCCGTGGCCAACCCCCTCGGCGAGGAGTTCGACTACGCCGAGGCGTTCAAGACCCTGGACCTCGCGGCCGTGAAGCGGGACGTCGCGGAGGCGCTGACGACCTCCCAGGACTGGTGGCCGGCCGACTACGGCCACTACGGCCCGTTCATCATCCGGATGGCGTGGCACAGCGCGGGCACCTACCGGATCAGCGACGGCCGCGGCGGCGCCGGTGCCGGCCAGCAGCGCTTCGCCCCCCTCAACAGCTGGCCGGACAACGCGAACCTCGACAAGGCCCGCCGCCTGCTGTGGCCGGTCAAGAAGAAGTACGGCCAGGCGCTCTCGTGGGCCGACCTCATGATCCTCGCCGGCAACGTCGCCCTGGAATCGATGGGCTTTGAGACCTTCGGCTACGCCGGCGGCCGTGAGGACGTCTGGGAGCCCGAGGAGGACGTCTACTGGGGTCCGGAGACCACCTGGCTCGACGACCAGCGCTACACCGGCGACCGCGAGCTCGAAAGCCCCCTCGGCGCGGTCCAGATGGGTCTCATCTACGTCAACCCCGAGGGCCCGAACGGCAACCCGGACCCGCTCGCCGCGGCCCGCGACATCCGTGAGACGTTCCGCCGGATGGCGATGAACGACGAGGAGACGGTCGCCCTGATCGCGGGCGGTCACACCTTCGGCAAGACCCACGGCGCGGGCCCGGCCGACCACGTCGGCGCCGACCCGGAGGCCGCCTCGATCGAGGAGCAGGGTCTCGGCTGGAACAACACCTACGGCACCGGCAAGGGCGGCGACACGATCACCAGCGGTCTCGAGGGTGCGTGGACGAACACCCCGGTGACGTGGGACAACAGCTTCTTCGAGATCCTGTACGGCTACGAGTGGGAGCTGAGTAAGAGCCCCGCCGGCGCGCACCAGTGGAAGCCGAAGGACGGCGCCGGGGCCGGCACCGTCCCCGACGCCCACGACCCGTTGACGAGCCACGCCCCGACGATGCTGACGACCGACCTCGCGCTGCGCGTGGACGCGGTCTACAACCAGATCTCGCGGCGCTTCCTGGAGAACCCCGCCGAGTTCGCGGATGCCTTCGCCCGAGCGTGGTTCAAGCTGACCCACCGCGACATGGGCCCGGTCGTGCGCTACCTCGGCCCGGAGGTCCCGGCCGAGACGCTGCTGTGGCAGGACCCCCTCCCGGCGGTGACGCACGAGCTCGTCGACGCCGAGGACGTCGCCTTCCTCAAGAGCCGTATCCTCGCCTCGGGCCTGCCGGTGTCCCAGCTCGTGTCCGCCGCGTGGGCGTCGGCCTCGTCCTTCCGCGGCAGCGACAAGCGCGGCGGCGCCAACGGTGCGCGCGTCCGCCTCGAGCCGCAGAGCGGGTGGGAGGTCAACGACCCCGACCGGCTGGCCACGGTGCTGCGCACCCTGCGGGAGATCCAGGAGGCCTTCAATGCCGCCAGGACCGGCGGCAAGCAGGTCTCGCTCGCCGACCTGATCGTGCTCGCAGGTGGCGCGGCCGTCGAGAAGGCCGCCAAGGACGCCGGCGTCGACGTAGAGGTCCCCTTCACTCCGGGCCGCGTGGACGCGTCGCAGGAGCAGACCGACGTGGAGTCGTTCGCCGCGCTCGAACCGGCCGCCGACGGGTTCCGCAACTACCTCGGGAAGGGCAACCGGCTGCGGGCCGAGTACCTGCTGATCGACCGGGCGAACCTGCTGACCCTGAGCGCCCCCGAGATGACGGTCCTCGTCGGTGGTCTCCGCGTCCTGGGCGCGAACCACGGGCAGTCGCCGCTCGGCGTCCTCACCGCGACCCCCGAGACCCTGACCAACGACTTCTTCGTCAACCTGCTCGACCTGGGCACGAGGTGGAAGGAGACGTCCGAGGACGCGAACACGTTCGAGGGCCGCGACCTCGCCACGGGCGAGGTCAGGTGGACCGGCAGCCGGGCCGACCTCGTCTTCGGCTCGAACTCCGAGCTGCGCGCGCTCGCGGAGGTCTACGCGAGCGACGACGCGAAGGAGAAGTTCGTGAACGACTTCGTCGCGGCGTGGGTCAAGGTGATGAACCTCGACCGGTTCGACCTCGTCTGA
- a CDS encoding Fur family transcriptional regulator, which yields MSAPNTPTIAEELRGVGLRVTAARVALIETVRDGNHLGVEAIASGVRDRVGHVSLQAVYEALQALTAAGLVRRIEPAGSPARFEGRVGDNHHHVVCRSCGLVADVDCVAGEAPCLTASDDHGFSIDEAEVIYWGLCPGCSTTRSS from the coding sequence ATGAGCGCACCCAACACTCCGACCATCGCCGAGGAACTGCGCGGGGTGGGCCTGCGGGTGACGGCCGCCCGGGTGGCACTCATCGAGACCGTCCGGGACGGTAACCACCTCGGCGTCGAGGCGATCGCCTCCGGGGTGCGCGACCGCGTGGGCCATGTCTCTCTCCAGGCCGTGTACGAGGCCCTCCAGGCGCTCACCGCAGCCGGACTCGTACGCCGCATCGAACCGGCCGGCAGCCCGGCCCGGTTCGAGGGGCGCGTCGGGGACAACCACCACCACGTCGTGTGCCGGTCGTGCGGTCTCGTCGCCGACGTCGACTGCGTGGCCGGGGAGGCACCCTGCCTGACCGCGTCCGACGACCACGGCTTCTCGATCGACGAGGCCGAGGTCATCTACTGGGGCCTGTGCCCCGGCTGTTCCACCACTCGAAGTTCTTGA
- a CDS encoding transcriptional regulator: protein MTPRLDPAIHAPTRLQIVSLLAAADEAEFAFVRDNLGISDSVLSKHASALEAAGYVRIRKGHVGKRPRTWFSLTREGRAAYTGHVAALQAIVAQSGLSILPT, encoded by the coding sequence ATGACGCCGCGACTCGACCCGGCGATCCACGCGCCGACGCGGCTGCAGATCGTCTCGCTGCTCGCCGCCGCCGACGAGGCCGAGTTCGCCTTCGTTCGCGACAACCTGGGCATCAGCGACTCGGTGCTGTCCAAACACGCGAGCGCCCTGGAGGCGGCCGGCTACGTGAGGATCCGCAAGGGACACGTCGGCAAGCGCCCGAGGACGTGGTTCAGCCTCACCCGCGAGGGGCGCGCGGCCTACACCGGCCACGTCGCCGCGCTCCAGGCCATTGTCGCCCAGTCCGGCCTCTCGATCCTCCCCACCTGA